Proteins co-encoded in one Opitutus terrae PB90-1 genomic window:
- a CDS encoding methyl-accepting chemotaxis protein, whose translation MTAQTNLLRRLGTWCAIVVLGATTMAAVVYALYVRGNLVRGLEKQVIAIAVAEANAAVHSQNVDALDTRMESQLQPVLTRQAQRLIWLRVGETVALFIVLGGAFFALARFNLLRPLRAKFDALTDGAARIQEDTERIAQDAEALTSVTAREAASIEEIAATVEELSSMTERNADHARQTDALMGETRTTVTQASTSMHGLFDSIEQIKRSSAATSEIISTIDQIAFQTNILALNAAIEAARAGEFGASFAVVADEVRTLARNAAEAAKKTAVLIEGTNAQVAQAATLVAETRQRFDDVNGKVGQSSGFVSQIAEASAEQARGIEQLNTAIGEVDKIIQQTVANAEHSATASQQMSAESGAINQTIEEVRTLVGVEHRATEGVTGESGRIHLRISACSLAADSFRQATAGRPVEAIDAFSGSWANRPTVDLILQLQALKAGGLDFDYELVVQPTHGRSVIEVVQGYCDLTAETVWNSEITELGSQVLKTENIINHGEFEKGLYGLPDNARLQALTSAEQLGEFVGATVFNWSVDVKTLQNMGLKRVDRASCMENVFQMIRQRRADFTLLEFASTPDMSIENHGVKLVPVQNCKVALPESRAWIIAAGSPHAATLLETLRRGIKMLRDQRRITRAFEESGFFQPKVMHWKRLTLQENPGEWQDRPAVRTTARKLEPVARGAGR comes from the coding sequence ATGACGGCCCAAACTAACCTTCTTCGTCGGTTGGGCACCTGGTGTGCCATCGTGGTGCTTGGCGCCACGACGATGGCTGCGGTGGTCTACGCGTTGTATGTGCGGGGGAACTTGGTGCGGGGACTGGAAAAACAGGTGATTGCGATCGCGGTAGCAGAAGCGAACGCGGCGGTGCACAGCCAGAATGTCGATGCCTTGGATACGCGCATGGAATCCCAGCTGCAGCCGGTGCTCACCCGCCAGGCCCAGCGACTGATCTGGCTGCGCGTCGGCGAAACGGTCGCTCTTTTCATTGTGCTGGGAGGTGCCTTCTTCGCGCTGGCGCGCTTCAACCTGCTGAGGCCGCTGCGGGCCAAGTTCGACGCGCTCACCGACGGCGCCGCACGCATCCAGGAGGACACCGAACGGATCGCGCAGGACGCGGAGGCGCTGACGTCCGTCACCGCCCGCGAGGCCGCATCGATCGAGGAGATCGCCGCGACCGTCGAGGAACTCTCGTCCATGACGGAGCGCAATGCCGACCACGCGCGGCAGACCGACGCGCTCATGGGCGAAACGCGCACGACCGTCACCCAGGCAAGCACGTCCATGCATGGGCTTTTCGATTCGATCGAGCAGATCAAGCGCAGCAGTGCGGCCACGTCGGAAATCATCAGCACGATCGACCAGATTGCGTTTCAGACGAATATCCTCGCGCTCAACGCCGCGATCGAAGCGGCGCGCGCCGGCGAGTTCGGCGCCAGCTTCGCGGTGGTGGCGGACGAAGTCCGCACCCTCGCCCGCAACGCCGCCGAAGCCGCCAAGAAAACCGCGGTGTTGATCGAAGGGACCAACGCCCAAGTGGCGCAGGCCGCCACCTTGGTGGCCGAGACGCGCCAGCGATTCGACGACGTCAATGGCAAGGTCGGCCAATCGAGCGGGTTCGTGTCGCAGATCGCCGAGGCCTCCGCGGAGCAGGCGCGCGGGATTGAGCAGCTGAACACCGCGATCGGGGAGGTCGACAAGATCATCCAGCAAACGGTCGCCAACGCCGAACACTCGGCCACCGCGTCGCAGCAGATGAGCGCCGAGTCCGGGGCGATCAACCAAACCATCGAGGAAGTGCGCACCCTGGTCGGCGTGGAGCACCGCGCGACGGAGGGCGTTACCGGCGAGTCTGGTCGGATTCACTTGCGCATCTCTGCCTGTTCGCTCGCGGCTGATTCGTTCCGCCAAGCCACCGCGGGAAGACCCGTCGAAGCGATCGACGCCTTCTCCGGCAGCTGGGCGAATCGCCCGACGGTCGACTTGATTCTGCAGCTGCAGGCACTGAAAGCGGGCGGGTTGGATTTCGACTACGAACTGGTGGTGCAGCCGACGCACGGGCGTTCCGTCATCGAAGTGGTTCAAGGTTACTGCGACCTGACCGCGGAGACCGTGTGGAACAGCGAAATCACCGAGCTCGGCTCCCAGGTGCTCAAGACCGAGAACATCATCAATCACGGCGAGTTCGAGAAGGGCCTGTATGGCCTGCCCGACAATGCCCGGTTGCAGGCGCTCACCAGCGCGGAACAGCTCGGCGAATTCGTCGGTGCCACGGTGTTCAACTGGTCCGTCGATGTGAAGACGCTGCAGAACATGGGGCTCAAGCGCGTGGACCGCGCCAGCTGCATGGAGAACGTTTTCCAAATGATCCGCCAGCGGCGCGCCGACTTCACCTTGCTGGAGTTCGCCTCGACGCCAGACATGAGCATCGAGAACCACGGGGTGAAACTCGTGCCGGTGCAGAACTGCAAAGTGGCTTTGCCGGAAAGTCGTGCCTGGATCATCGCCGCGGGTTCCCCCCATGCCGCCACGCTCCTCGAGACGCTGCGTCGCGGCATCAAGATGCTGCGCGACCAGCGCCGAATCACGCGTGCCTTCGAGGAGTCCGGATTCTTCCAGCCCAAGGTCATGCATTGGAAACGGCTGACGCTGCAGGAGAACCCCGGAGAGTGGCAGGATCGACCTGCCGTTCGCACAACGGCGCGGAAGCTCGAGCCGGTGGCTCGCGGTGCCGGCCGGTAA
- a CDS encoding sensor histidine kinase: MNNFKQTLYEALLVAFGKTLAKYNAFAQATILRDVGRELIDYLNRHGFAFEETGSADDLARLTELFVKNGFCEKLEVQPASRGQNFVWHNLYGREAYKELHEVSDNPFLACPLNLCLYYIADKNHKSMHLLNKSFATDGAVVESQYEVVDEEPLEQRKLDPLVIENARLYQLAREKAESLEKEVAQRVRAEAELQAQKQALEKEIEERKRVEREVENVHRQLVEASHRAGQAEVASSVLHNIGNVLNSVNVSTSLIGDRVRNLRLGNLARTADLIEQHRANLPQFLTEDDRGKRLPHFLAELSRHLNQEQTELAVEVAGLERAVERIKQIVAAQQTYARAPGVEENASIAEIVDEAIRVQACAAEKNAVLISVDIGPLPNARLDRRKILQVLVNLLHNARHACEQTSRADKQIIVRVRPDGDRGVLIEVADNGVGIARENLTRIFAPGFTTRASGSGFGLHSAALAAAEMGGSLIGQSEGPGHGATFILRLPFGAAG, encoded by the coding sequence ATGAATAACTTCAAACAAACCTTGTATGAGGCGCTACTCGTCGCCTTCGGGAAGACGCTGGCCAAATACAATGCCTTCGCCCAAGCCACCATTTTGCGCGACGTCGGGCGCGAGCTCATCGACTACCTGAACCGCCACGGGTTCGCGTTCGAAGAGACGGGCTCGGCGGACGACCTGGCGCGGCTGACCGAGCTGTTCGTCAAGAATGGCTTTTGCGAAAAGCTCGAAGTGCAGCCCGCCTCACGCGGGCAGAATTTTGTCTGGCACAATCTCTACGGCCGCGAGGCCTACAAGGAACTGCACGAGGTCTCCGACAATCCTTTCCTGGCGTGTCCCCTGAACCTTTGCCTCTACTACATCGCGGACAAAAACCACAAATCGATGCATCTGCTCAACAAGTCGTTCGCGACGGACGGGGCAGTAGTCGAATCCCAATACGAGGTCGTTGACGAGGAGCCGCTGGAACAAAGGAAACTCGATCCCCTGGTGATTGAAAACGCGCGGCTCTACCAGCTCGCGCGCGAAAAAGCGGAATCGCTCGAAAAGGAAGTCGCCCAGCGCGTGCGGGCCGAGGCGGAACTGCAGGCGCAAAAACAGGCGCTCGAGAAAGAGATCGAGGAGCGCAAGCGGGTCGAACGCGAGGTCGAAAACGTGCACCGCCAGTTGGTCGAGGCCTCGCATCGCGCGGGTCAGGCGGAGGTGGCCTCGAGCGTGCTCCACAATATCGGCAACGTGCTGAACAGCGTGAACGTGTCGACCTCGCTTATCGGCGACCGCGTGCGCAATCTTCGTCTCGGCAACCTGGCGCGAACCGCGGATCTCATCGAGCAGCACCGGGCGAATCTGCCGCAGTTCCTGACGGAGGACGATCGCGGCAAACGACTGCCGCATTTTCTGGCGGAGCTCTCGCGTCATCTCAACCAGGAGCAGACGGAACTCGCCGTCGAAGTCGCCGGGCTCGAGCGCGCGGTCGAACGGATCAAACAGATCGTCGCGGCCCAGCAGACGTACGCGCGCGCCCCGGGCGTGGAGGAAAACGCGAGCATCGCCGAGATCGTGGACGAGGCGATCCGCGTGCAAGCGTGCGCGGCCGAGAAGAATGCCGTCCTGATCAGCGTCGACATCGGCCCGTTGCCCAACGCGCGGCTCGACCGTCGGAAAATCCTGCAGGTGCTCGTGAACTTGCTGCACAACGCGCGGCACGCATGCGAGCAAACCAGCCGGGCGGACAAGCAGATCATCGTGCGCGTCCGGCCCGATGGCGATCGGGGCGTACTGATCGAGGTGGCGGATAACGGCGTCGGTATCGCTCGCGAGAACCTGACGCGCATCTTTGCTCCGGGATTTACGACTCGAGCCAGCGGTTCCGGCTTTGGACTACACAGTGCGGCCCTGGCCGCGGCGGAAATGGGCGGCAGCCTGATCGGGCAGAGCGAGGGGCCGGGTCATGGCGCCACGTTTATCCTTCGGCTGCCATTCGGCGCCGCGGGTTGA
- the ilvB gene encoding biosynthetic-type acetolactate synthase large subunit, protein MYLTGAQILRTLLERQGIATIAGMPGGAILPFYDALHSTDGDGTIRHVLARHEQGAGFIAQGMARVTGRAAVCLATSGPGATNLLTAIADAQLDSIPLVAITGQVPQALIGTDAFQEVDTYGLTLPITKHNFLVHSVEELLETVPLAFTLAESGRPGPVAIDVPKDVLNARLEVGIWPAPGGRRTAPSCDEAQILQLAQQLKHARQPVLYLGGGVIAADAAGLARALAHRLSAPVVSTLMALGAMPPDDPLFMGMLGMHAAKGTNFLLEEADLLVAIGARFDDRATGKVAEFCPRAAIAHIDIDPAEHGKIKQPMLSLVGDAADILRRLLAHVPQQARSAWCARAAELRAAHPLVHPTRDDDPLHPINLCRSLAEVLPDDTIVATDVGQHQMWVAQAYPFRQPRTLLTSGGLGTMGFGLPAAIGAALAAPGRRVLCVSGDGSILMNIQELATLAELDLPVAVVIFNNGGLGLVRQQQQLLYQQHYSASRFHATPDFAAMARAFGIRGVRLDPADNPLEALREALAADGPCVIDVPIEPTANVYPMVPPGAANRQMIAEPALSHA, encoded by the coding sequence ATGTATCTCACAGGAGCCCAAATTCTACGCACGTTGCTCGAGCGGCAGGGCATCGCCACGATCGCTGGCATGCCCGGCGGCGCGATCCTGCCGTTCTACGATGCGCTGCATTCCACCGACGGCGACGGCACGATCCGCCACGTGCTTGCCCGCCACGAACAAGGCGCCGGTTTCATCGCGCAAGGGATGGCGCGCGTCACGGGGCGCGCGGCCGTGTGCCTGGCAACCTCGGGCCCGGGAGCAACGAACCTGCTGACCGCGATCGCGGACGCGCAGCTCGACTCGATCCCGCTGGTCGCGATTACCGGGCAGGTGCCGCAGGCGTTGATCGGCACGGATGCGTTTCAGGAGGTGGACACCTACGGGCTCACGCTGCCGATCACCAAGCACAACTTCCTCGTGCATTCGGTGGAGGAGCTGCTCGAAACCGTGCCGCTCGCTTTCACGTTGGCGGAGTCCGGCCGGCCCGGGCCGGTGGCGATCGACGTGCCGAAGGACGTGCTCAACGCGCGGCTCGAGGTCGGCATCTGGCCGGCGCCGGGTGGGCGCAGGACAGCGCCGTCGTGCGATGAGGCGCAGATCCTACAGCTCGCCCAGCAGCTCAAGCACGCCCGTCAACCCGTCCTCTATCTCGGCGGCGGCGTGATCGCGGCGGACGCGGCGGGACTGGCCCGCGCGCTCGCGCACCGGTTGTCCGCGCCGGTGGTGTCCACCTTGATGGCGCTCGGGGCAATGCCGCCCGACGATCCGTTGTTCATGGGCATGCTCGGCATGCACGCCGCCAAGGGCACGAACTTCCTGCTGGAAGAGGCGGATCTGCTGGTCGCGATCGGTGCGCGGTTCGATGATCGCGCCACCGGGAAGGTTGCGGAGTTTTGTCCGCGCGCCGCCATCGCTCACATCGACATCGATCCGGCCGAGCACGGGAAGATCAAGCAGCCGATGCTCAGCCTGGTGGGCGATGCCGCGGACATCCTGCGCCGGCTGCTCGCCCACGTGCCGCAGCAGGCACGATCGGCCTGGTGCGCCCGCGCGGCCGAACTCCGCGCCGCGCACCCGCTCGTGCATCCCACCCGCGACGATGATCCGCTGCATCCGATCAACCTGTGCCGCTCCCTGGCCGAAGTGCTGCCGGACGACACCATCGTGGCGACCGACGTGGGCCAGCACCAGATGTGGGTGGCGCAGGCGTATCCATTCCGCCAGCCGCGCACGTTGCTGACGTCCGGCGGGCTCGGCACGATGGGCTTCGGGCTGCCGGCTGCGATCGGCGCGGCGCTCGCGGCGCCCGGCCGCCGGGTGCTCTGCGTGAGCGGGGATGGCTCGATCCTGATGAACATTCAGGAGCTCGCCACGCTCGCCGAGCTCGACCTGCCCGTGGCGGTCGTGATTTTTAACAACGGGGGCCTCGGCTTGGTGCGCCAGCAGCAACAGCTGCTTTACCAGCAGCACTATTCCGCCTCGCGGTTTCACGCCACGCCGGACTTTGCCGCGATGGCGCGAGCGTTCGGCATCCGTGGCGTGCGACTCGATCCCGCGGACAATCCGCTCGAGGCCCTGCGCGAAGCCCTCGCGGCGGATGGACCGTGCGTGATCGATGTGCCGATCGAACCGACCGCCAACGTGTATCCCATGGTGCCGCCCGGCGCCGCCAACCGCCAAATGATCGCCGAACCCGCCCTCTCCCATGCTTGA
- a CDS encoding Crp/Fnr family transcriptional regulator, which produces MNLTPQPANGHSQTATYAPHQVIEEEGSPHGGWYVLLSGRVGVFKRGRQIAEFATRGAVFGEIGSILRRPRTAQLIALEPTSVIYFDTDLDQLIEHHPKVAKTMLISLAERLGQTTDALWSTEGKTKKPARSRAKKR; this is translated from the coding sequence ATGAACCTCACCCCGCAGCCAGCCAACGGCCATTCCCAAACGGCGACGTACGCGCCGCATCAGGTGATCGAGGAAGAGGGTTCGCCTCACGGCGGCTGGTATGTGCTGCTGAGCGGACGGGTGGGGGTGTTCAAGCGAGGTCGGCAGATTGCCGAGTTTGCCACGCGCGGCGCGGTTTTCGGTGAGATCGGCAGCATTCTACGCCGGCCGCGGACCGCGCAACTGATCGCGCTGGAGCCGACGAGCGTCATCTACTTCGATACCGATCTGGACCAGCTGATCGAGCATCATCCCAAGGTGGCGAAGACCATGCTCATCAGCCTTGCGGAACGGCTCGGGCAAACGACCGACGCGCTGTGGTCCACCGAAGGCAAAACCAAGAAGCCGGCCAGGAGCCGGGCGAAGAAGCGCTGA
- a CDS encoding response regulator, with protein MLKNGTILVIDDSPADRELILHCMRLAGVQAPVQLLGDGAEALAYLKGQPPFDDRDRYPYPCMVITDLKMPVVDGLGLLEFLRNHPELAVIPTIVLSGSSDADDVEVSYLLGASSYIVKPPTASELCDRIRTMMEYWCHCEAPITTRTGMHIRTEAHGKIGERYSRSPFPPARAGPASA; from the coding sequence ATGCTCAAAAACGGCACGATTTTGGTGATCGACGACAGCCCCGCCGATCGCGAACTGATCCTGCATTGCATGCGGCTCGCCGGCGTACAGGCGCCGGTCCAGCTGCTGGGCGACGGGGCCGAGGCGCTGGCTTATCTCAAAGGCCAGCCCCCGTTCGACGACCGGGACCGCTACCCGTATCCCTGCATGGTGATAACCGACCTAAAAATGCCGGTCGTCGACGGTCTCGGACTACTTGAGTTTTTGCGCAACCACCCCGAATTGGCCGTGATCCCCACGATCGTGCTGTCGGGTTCGTCGGACGCGGACGATGTTGAAGTGTCCTATCTGCTCGGGGCCAGCAGCTACATTGTGAAGCCGCCCACCGCGTCCGAGCTCTGCGATCGGATCCGAACGATGATGGAATACTGGTGCCATTGTGAAGCGCCGATCACGACTCGCACCGGCATGCACATCAGGACCGAGGCGCACGGCAAGATCGGCGAGCGCTACTCTCGCTCGCCCTTCCCCCCCGCGAGGGCGGGGCCGGCTTCGGCGTGA
- a CDS encoding right-handed parallel beta-helix repeat-containing protein — protein sequence MNLRLFFRSWPLAAFCALLGALPLSAQPSGGPYGPIQQRYELPQAKTIYYVAPDGQPANSGQSLDQPTTLEAAIAKVVTGDAIILRGGTYRTGGLKLNQGITLQPYADEQPVLKGTLVAADWVAQPNGLWRTSWTKLFPAKPADWWRRDRQARETPLYLFNNDMVFLDGELLHAVGYENQVDEKSYCIDYENGLIFIGTDPTNHLVEITAHDSALVRTIADVHGKKNDHKGPAIRGLTFTQYAYRALEVEGTEPDRLMDPADFGKEVVGTTLEHVTISFCSRVAGYFRGDNFVVRHCLISDNGTEGIYVIDSADILLEKNIIRRTNVEKISGYYASAVKIFNQSYRAVVRDNLIIDNPDASGVWWDVGNVDARFLNNWVQNTSDGFFFEISKRAICAGNVFVDCPRGVWVLNSSDVHVYQNTFYNSFASFVRTERSAAGDHFGWHPSTGPDVDQRHGHIFVNNLLVADETFKGPLLMVGQSEKVAHLKDSPLSQLDGNVYVRRAGAVPQPLIAWNPAPTEKGSMEVKTLEDIRKIDAKFETHGRAYADYRGWLFRGVELGRFELLASFPAANVTTPLPENIQKLLGWKAAGFPGAYAPQR from the coding sequence ATGAACTTACGTTTATTCTTCCGCTCCTGGCCGCTGGCCGCGTTTTGCGCATTGCTCGGCGCTCTCCCGCTTTCCGCCCAGCCGTCAGGCGGGCCTTACGGCCCGATTCAGCAGCGTTACGAATTGCCTCAGGCAAAGACGATCTACTACGTCGCGCCGGACGGGCAGCCGGCGAACTCCGGACAGTCGCTGGACCAGCCGACCACGCTGGAAGCGGCGATCGCCAAAGTCGTCACCGGAGACGCGATCATCCTGCGCGGCGGCACGTATCGCACGGGCGGGCTGAAGCTGAACCAGGGCATCACCCTGCAGCCCTACGCCGACGAGCAGCCAGTGCTCAAGGGCACACTCGTGGCGGCGGACTGGGTTGCGCAGCCGAACGGCCTCTGGCGCACCTCGTGGACCAAGCTCTTCCCGGCGAAGCCCGCCGATTGGTGGCGGCGCGATCGTCAGGCGCGGGAGACGCCGCTTTACCTGTTCAACAACGACATGGTTTTTCTCGATGGCGAACTGCTACACGCGGTCGGCTACGAGAACCAGGTCGACGAGAAGTCCTACTGCATCGATTACGAGAACGGATTGATCTTCATCGGCACCGATCCGACGAACCATCTCGTGGAGATCACCGCGCACGACAGCGCGCTCGTGCGAACGATTGCCGACGTGCACGGCAAGAAGAACGACCACAAGGGTCCGGCGATCCGCGGACTCACGTTCACGCAATACGCGTATCGCGCGCTCGAGGTCGAAGGCACCGAGCCCGACCGGCTGATGGATCCCGCGGACTTCGGCAAGGAGGTCGTCGGCACGACGCTCGAGCACGTCACCATTTCGTTTTGCTCGCGCGTGGCCGGCTATTTCCGCGGCGACAACTTCGTCGTGCGCCACTGCCTGATTTCCGACAACGGCACCGAGGGCATCTACGTCATCGATTCCGCCGATATTCTCCTCGAGAAAAACATCATCCGCCGCACGAACGTGGAGAAGATCTCCGGCTACTACGCGTCCGCCGTGAAGATTTTCAATCAGTCGTATCGCGCGGTGGTGCGGGACAATCTGATCATCGACAATCCCGATGCCAGCGGCGTGTGGTGGGACGTCGGCAACGTGGATGCCCGTTTCCTCAACAATTGGGTGCAGAATACGAGCGATGGCTTCTTCTTTGAGATTTCGAAGCGCGCGATCTGCGCCGGCAACGTGTTCGTCGACTGCCCTCGAGGCGTGTGGGTGCTGAACAGTTCCGATGTGCACGTCTATCAAAACACGTTCTACAACAGCTTCGCGTCCTTCGTGCGGACCGAGCGGAGTGCGGCGGGCGATCACTTCGGCTGGCACCCGAGTACCGGGCCGGATGTCGATCAGCGCCACGGCCACATCTTCGTCAACAACCTGCTCGTGGCGGACGAGACGTTCAAAGGTCCTCTGTTGATGGTGGGCCAATCGGAAAAGGTCGCGCACCTGAAGGACTCGCCGCTGAGCCAGCTCGACGGCAACGTGTATGTGCGTCGTGCGGGCGCGGTGCCGCAGCCGTTGATCGCGTGGAATCCGGCTCCGACCGAAAAGGGTTCGATGGAAGTGAAGACGTTGGAGGACATCCGGAAGATCGACGCGAAGTTCGAGACTCACGGTCGCGCCTATGCGGATTATCGGGGCTGGCTGTTCCGGGGCGTGGAGCTCGGTCGCTTCGAACTGCTCGCCAGTTTCCCGGCGGCGAATGTCACGACGCCGCTGCCGGAAAACATCCAGAAGCTGCTGGGCTGGAAAGCGGCGGGCTTCCCCGGCGCCTACGCACCGCAGCGCTGA
- a CDS encoding sugar ABC transporter substrate-binding protein: MGSARDRAERLLCRQLSAQNAVAKIFLTSTAAPCSLRGSRRDEAEAENSVEAGAELTDNSGVVRCVPNSLDAAKPRTPMKFLQLSLLMVAAFLARETVAAVKIGVLLKDRDLFWSAAEKGALDAARAAGAEVIVKAPLTPNSLSQQLAMLNALLKEPIDALVVAPLTPEDFRGPIEALRAKGVKIVALDTALPEGLADVFVGYNQVVMAEDAGRFLAELVPDGDRAALLRANSIEGMSVREKTLIATFRAARGQATLYTDVVAGSEKQDDYAKSVMLLERHPNVRAVCTPFSAASLAMIRALQDKGLAGKVLQVGFGSSLPDAVATAIENGSMAGWVAQQPRLIGSKGVEAAVQLLAGQTLPASLDVPYFLVTKANLNTAEVQAIRR; encoded by the coding sequence GTGGGCTCGGCGCGGGATCGGGCCGAGCGGTTGTTGTGCCGCCAATTATCGGCGCAAAACGCGGTCGCTAAAATTTTCCTTACCTCAACGGCAGCCCCCTGCTCACTCCGCGGGAGCCGCAGAGACGAGGCCGAAGCAGAGAATTCGGTCGAGGCCGGCGCCGAACTGACCGATAACAGCGGGGTTGTGCGATGCGTCCCAAACTCCCTGGATGCCGCGAAACCCCGAACCCCGATGAAGTTCCTCCAGCTCTCGTTGTTGATGGTGGCAGCGTTTTTGGCGCGCGAAACCGTGGCCGCGGTGAAGATCGGCGTCCTGCTGAAGGACCGCGACCTGTTCTGGTCGGCGGCGGAAAAAGGCGCGTTGGACGCGGCCCGCGCGGCGGGTGCCGAGGTGATCGTGAAGGCGCCGCTGACGCCCAATTCGCTGAGTCAGCAACTTGCGATGCTAAATGCCCTGCTCAAGGAGCCCATTGACGCGCTGGTGGTGGCACCGCTCACGCCCGAGGACTTTCGCGGGCCGATCGAGGCGTTGCGCGCGAAGGGAGTGAAGATCGTTGCACTCGACACCGCCCTTCCGGAAGGGCTGGCAGACGTTTTCGTCGGCTACAACCAAGTGGTGATGGCGGAAGACGCGGGCCGTTTCCTGGCGGAGTTGGTGCCGGACGGCGACCGCGCGGCTTTGCTCCGAGCGAATTCCATCGAGGGAATGAGCGTGCGCGAAAAGACGCTGATCGCGACATTCCGCGCGGCGCGCGGCCAGGCGACGCTGTATACGGACGTCGTCGCCGGCTCTGAAAAGCAGGACGACTATGCCAAGTCAGTGATGTTGCTGGAGCGTCATCCGAACGTGCGGGCCGTGTGCACGCCGTTCAGCGCCGCGAGCCTCGCGATGATTCGCGCCCTGCAGGACAAGGGGCTCGCCGGCAAGGTACTGCAGGTCGGGTTCGGTTCGTCGCTGCCCGACGCGGTCGCAACCGCGATCGAGAATGGAAGCATGGCCGGCTGGGTGGCGCAACAGCCGCGGTTGATCGGCAGCAAGGGGGTTGAGGCGGCGGTGCAGTTGCTCGCCGGGCAGACGCTGCCTGCCTCGCTCGACGTGCCTTATTTCCTCGTCACCAAAGCCAACTTGAACACGGCCGAGGTGCAGGCGATCCGTCGGTAA